The region TGGCTTCGTGCTCACCAGAAAGGTCTCGCTCTCGGGAGTCAGCCTGTACTGTTCTCCGTCCCTGTCCAGAAACTTCAGTCCCACCAGCACATTCATAATGGCCCGCAGCCCGCGCTCCGACGCGCCCGTAGCCGCAGCCGTCTCCTGCAGGGTCTTCGGGCCCTCATCCAGAACGTCGAAGACGCGATGATGGATCGCCGACTCCAGCACCATCGTCGGCACATAACCCCAGGCAAACTGCATAATTCGTTCCGGCGTAACCGCAACTTCAGACATAGTCGTTCCTCTTTCAGCGCAGATTTTTCGTTTGGAAGGCCGAGGCGGAAATTCTACCGCAGCCGCTTTAATCCTTGCGCAGCTTCCGCGGCGTACACTGACACCGCACTCCCGAACAGAGGACTCCACGATGCCCTTCCGCTCCAGCCTCCTCGTACTCCTTCTGCTCGCCACACTGCGTCTCCCCGCGCAACAGTCATCTTCCCCAGACGATCAGATTCGCGCCGTAGTCATCATCGCCCGCCACGGGGTCCGCACACCCATCGAGAGCGAGACCCGCTCCAGCGTCTTCAACGCCCAGCCCTGGCCCGCCTGGCCGACTGAACCCGGCCTCCTCACACCCCATGGCATTGACGCCCTCAAGCGCATGGGCGAGTTCTACCGCCAGCGCTACGCCCCTCTGCTTCAGGGCTGCGGCAGCGTCAAGGTCGAATCCACCAATGTCCCCCGCACCATCGCCTCGGCCAACGCCGTCATGTCGGTGATCGCGCCTTCCTGCAACCTGCAGATCACCCCCGACCTCACAGCCGATCCGCCTAACATCGACAAGGCCAAGCTCGCCGACGCCATCGCCGGCCGCATGGCCGCCGAGCCCCAGTGGTTCACCCATGCCTTTGCGCGTCCGCTCGCCGAGATGCACGATGTGCTGACCGCCTGCACGGGCTGCAAATCCGTCCCCGACTTCCGCACCATGATGCTCGCCACAGGGACGCAGTCCAACAGCATGATGCAGGCCGGAGCCACCAGCTCCAGCCACGCCGTTACTCAGCGCGACCCCGCCAAAGAAAACGCCGTCGCCGTCGGCGCCGACTTCGCCGAAAACTTCCTCCTCCAGTACACCGAGGGCCTGCCGACGAATCAGGTCGGCTGGGGCCGCGTCCCCCGTGCAAAGCTCGATGATCTGATGGAGATGAACACCCGTTACCACGACTTTATTCTGCGCACGCCCTACTACGCGCAGGAGGCCGCCGGGCCGATGGCACAGAAGATCAGCCAATGGATGTCTACAGTCGCAGCCGGCCCGAATATTCCGATCAGAACGGGGAGACCTGACGCTCCCGCGGGCGGCGGAGAGAGTCTGCTGTATCTCTCCGCGCACGACGCCAATCTGACCTGGCTGGGCGGCCTGCTCCGCATCGACTGGATCGTCAGCGACGAGACCATCAACGCCACACCTCCGGGCTCGGCGCTTGTCTTTGAGCTCGTGCACAACACCCATACCAATGCCGACACTATCCGGGCCTTCTTCATCGCCCAGACGCTCGACCAGATCCGGAACCTCACCTCGCTCACCGGCGCAGAGAAGCCCTCGATCGCCCCCATCTTTATCCCCGGTTGCAGCGGCTCCGCCCCGGAGTACGCCTGTTCCGTGTCCAGATTCGCGCAGATGGTCGACGAGGCTACACGCCCGCGTTAGATCGAATCAAACCCGCACAGCCACAAAACGGGTGCCCTGCCTTCGCGAAGCTAAAGGTGGGTTTGCAGGATACCAACGAGGCGGTCGTACAATTCATCGCCCATCGTGTGTAATTTTTGCCGTCGCCGTCCGTCAGCCAGAAGCCGTCTCAGTGTTCCATCGCGTGCAGTTTCATGAAGACTCCCCGGACTACCTGGTCGCAGCGGGAGCCCATAAAGGGAAAGGCCGCCTTCCCCTGCGACCCCACCCGTGCATACAGGCGGTCGCGCATCATCGCGTGTCCGCGATGCAGGCGAATTTTGACGTTCTCTTCTGTAAGCTCCAGTGCAGCCGCGGTCTCCGCCGTGCTCAGTTCCTCGATATCCCGCAGCATGATGACACTGCGGTACTGGCCTGGGAGTTCCAGTACCGCCTCCTCCAGAAGCTGGCCAAGCTCCAGCATCGAGGCTCTCTGTTCCGGGTCGAGCGATGGCTCCATCACATTCATCGATTCTTCCTCATCTGCGTCGAACTCCGTGACCTGCTGATTGCGCTGACGTAACTTCAACCGATGCAGGGATTCGTTAATGGCGATGCGCGTCAGCCACGTCGAAAAAGCCGAGCGCCCGGCAAACTGATCCAGGTGTTGATAGGCCCGCACATACGCGTCCTGAATCACATCTTCGGCCTCTGTAGGGTCGCGCAGAATCGAGAGAGCCGCGCGGTAAAGCCGCTGGTTGTAGCGGCGCATGATGATCTCATAGAGGGCTGTATTGCCGGCCTTCACCTGGTCGATCACCTGCAGGTCGGTCCAGCCCTCTGAAGTCGCCTTTTCGAAACTTACCGTCGTCTCCATAATCCTTGTCCACAAAGAGTAATGATCGGGCAAAAGGTTACATCTGTCCTTTCGGATTCGTCTCTCATTACAGAACGGCCCGCGAGCCATGTATCCAATTCGGCGTTCGCCGCTCTCTTGTGCAGAGGGCACAAGCAATGACCCAACCCAAAAGCAGTCCGCGCAATCCTCTCGATCTTGCCTGGTGGACCCTGAAGATCGGGCTTGGTGTCGGACCCATCATCACCGGCATCGACAAATACTTCGATAAGCTCACCGACTGGAGCATGTATCTCAGTCCGCTCGCAACCAGAATCCTGCCCCTCAGCGCAAGCGTCTTCATGAGAACCGTAGGCGTCGTCGAGATTCTCGCGGGCATCGTCGTGCTCAGCCGCTGGACGCGCCTGGGAAGCTACATCGTTATGGCCTGGCTGCTCGCCATCGCCGTCAACTTGTTGACAACAGGTATGTTCTACGACCTCGCCATGCGTGACGTCGAGATCGCTCTCGGAGCCTTTGCACTCGCACAGCTTTCGGCCGTGCGCGAACAAAGTGGATTGCATCCGAATACAGAGACGCCATCGCCGATGCTCACGTCCCGGTAAAGACTTTTCACCTAAACCCGAATGGAGGATGTTATGAAAAAATTGACCTCACTGCTGGCAGTCGCCGCTCTTGCGGCAGCTCCGGCGTTTGCTGCCGCCGAAAGCTACAAGGACGTGCCGGTCGTAGACGTGAACTGTTCCAAGAAGGTCGCTGCCGATCCCGATTCCCACACCCGCGAATGCGCCCTGAAGTGTGCCTCCAGCGGCTACGGCATCGTAACCAGCGACCAGCATTTCGTGAAGTTCGATGCCGCAGGAAACAAGAAGATCACCCAGGAGCTCAAATCTTCCAGCAAGAAGGACCACCTCCGGGTGGATGTTGACGGAACCTTGAAGGGCGATACCCTGCAGGTTTCCTCCGTCAAGCTTCTTTAAAAAGCGGCAAAAGCAAAAAACCGCATAGCACAGTCTCTCTCAAAGGGTTGTGCCTATGCGGTTCTTCTGTTTCATCCAAAACTACTAACCACTCCCATCAATAAGTGCCATCTCAACCGGGGTTCAAAGCAGGGTGGGGCGATTTTTTCAGCCACGGTGAACCTTTCCATCATCGCAACGTATTCCTCTCCTATGGACACTGCAAAGGAAAAAGTAGATACTCCTTTGTAATATCCATAGGAGTATGGGAAATGACGCCGGAGAAGTCCGAGGTTTTACAGGGAACGCTGGATCTGATGATCCTGAAGACGCTGCATGCGCTGGGGCCTCTGCATGGGTTTGGCATAGCGCGGCGCATCGAGCAGCTGAGTGAGGACGTTCTCACGCTGAACGAGGGGACGGTGTATACCTCGCTGCTTCGCCTGCAGCAGAAAAAGTGGATCGCGAGTGAGTGGGGCATCTCGGAGAACAACCGGCGCGCGCGGTTCTACAGCATTACACGGCGGGGACTGAAACAGCTTGCGATTGAGACCGAGAACTGGGAGCGCATCTCGGGAGTCATCAGCCGCGTGCTGGCGCTTGAGGCAGAGTGATCGCCATGATCGAACGTGCGTTCATCTTTATGGCGAAGCTTGTTGCGTTCTTCCGGCAATCAGAGGACGATCTCGAGTTTCGTGAAGAGATGGAGGAGCACCTTTCGATGCTGGCGGAGAAGTACCGGAGCCAGGGAATGCGTGCAGACGAAGCCGAGCGCATGGCCCGGCGGCAGTTTGGGAATGTGACGTTGCTGACACAGAAGAGGAAGGAAGCGAGGACGACGATGTTCTTTTCCAATGTAATGCGCGATCTCAGATATGGCGTTCGTCAGCTGGCGAAGACACCGATCTTCACCAGCGTCTGTGTGCTGACGCTAGCCCTGGGTGTAGGTGCGAACACGGCCGTCTTCAGCGTGATGTATGCGGTGCTGGCGAAGATGCTTCCGGTGCACGATGCCTCGAAGGTGGTGTATGTGCACACCAGCCATTTTCCTTCGGGTGCGTTCAACAGCGGAGATATGGCGACTTCGTTCTCCTACGCGGCCTATCGTGAACTTCGCGAACATAGCGGGCTGCAGGAGGTGGTTGGCTATATCCCCATGTCGACCAGCGGAAAGGCGCCGGTGCGAACAGGCACATTGCCGGAAGAGGCTGCTGGCGATATGGTGAGCGGCAACTACTTCAGCGGGCTGGGTGTGGGCATGGAAGCGGGGCGGGGCTTCGTCGAGAAGGATGAGGATGATCATGCCGCGGTGACGGTGATCAGCGACCGGTTCTGGGAGAGCCACTATGCGCGCAATCCCAATGTGATCGGAAAGACGCTGATGATTAAGTCACACCCGTTCACGATCGTGGGGG is a window of Edaphobacter sp. 12200R-103 DNA encoding:
- a CDS encoding histidine-type phosphatase, which encodes MPFRSSLLVLLLLATLRLPAQQSSSPDDQIRAVVIIARHGVRTPIESETRSSVFNAQPWPAWPTEPGLLTPHGIDALKRMGEFYRQRYAPLLQGCGSVKVESTNVPRTIASANAVMSVIAPSCNLQITPDLTADPPNIDKAKLADAIAGRMAAEPQWFTHAFARPLAEMHDVLTACTGCKSVPDFRTMMLATGTQSNSMMQAGATSSSHAVTQRDPAKENAVAVGADFAENFLLQYTEGLPTNQVGWGRVPRAKLDDLMEMNTRYHDFILRTPYYAQEAAGPMAQKISQWMSTVAAGPNIPIRTGRPDAPAGGGESLLYLSAHDANLTWLGGLLRIDWIVSDETINATPPGSALVFELVHNTHTNADTIRAFFIAQTLDQIRNLTSLTGAEKPSIAPIFIPGCSGSAPEYACSVSRFAQMVDEATRPR
- a CDS encoding PadR family transcriptional regulator, which produces MTPEKSEVLQGTLDLMILKTLHALGPLHGFGIARRIEQLSEDVLTLNEGTVYTSLLRLQQKKWIASEWGISENNRRARFYSITRRGLKQLAIETENWERISGVISRVLALEAE
- a CDS encoding RNA polymerase sigma factor, with the protein product METTVSFEKATSEGWTDLQVIDQVKAGNTALYEIIMRRYNQRLYRAALSILRDPTEAEDVIQDAYVRAYQHLDQFAGRSAFSTWLTRIAINESLHRLKLRQRNQQVTEFDADEEESMNVMEPSLDPEQRASMLELGQLLEEAVLELPGQYRSVIMLRDIEELSTAETAAALELTEENVKIRLHRGHAMMRDRLYARVGSQGKAAFPFMGSRCDQVVRGVFMKLHAMEH